A genomic region of Apus apus isolate bApuApu2 chromosome 24, bApuApu2.pri.cur, whole genome shotgun sequence contains the following coding sequences:
- the SBNO2 gene encoding protein strawberry notch homolog 2 isoform X3: MSQMQFWLKFPSLYKDSSYLDELSNNNSLFSSPADSLSDIADPKDFLPADSLSHVPTLWDVNTPQQNQIELFSPSRSFTDWNSSNVHIPAVPSTPLLISYQSQATAEEEDEGEEEETEELGQTETYAEYIPSKSKIGKHHPDLVVETSTLSSVPPPDVTYRLSLPRSVADKGSLSALQLEAIIYACQQHEVLLPNGQRAGFLIGDGAGVGKGRTVAGIIFENYLKGRKKALWFSVSNDLKYDAERDLKDIEASHIPVHALNKIKYGDTATSEGVLFATYSALIGESQAGGQHRTRLKQILDWCRENFDGVIVFDECHKAKNASSTKMGKAVLDLQNKLPRARVVYASATGASEPKNMIYMSRLGIWGEGTPFRAFDEFLHAIEKRGVGAMEIVAMDMKVSGMYIARQLSFTGVTFRIEEIPLDQQYKVVYDKAAKLWAEALMVFQQAADWVGLESRKSLWGQFWSAHQRFFKYLCIAAKVRRLVELAKEELAKDKCIVIGLQSTGEARTREVLDENDGHLNCFVSAAEGVFLSLIQKHFPSTKRKREKGTGIKRKRKQRGRCPKALRGLGDPGGVIKISDDSSTDSDMGLDSDFNSSPESLFETDDVIFVEQTFNCFAAEDRSNFHMLPSQKEMHGLRELEHVEKMKQDLLAKVKALGKELPLNTLDELINHFGGPEHVAELLRVASPSGSVPCAAPLTASPCLQMTGRKGRVVCRPDGAVVFESRAEQGLSIDHVNLKEKERFMKGEKLVAIISEASSSGISLQADRRVKNQRRRVHMTLELPWSADRAIQQFGRTHRSNQVSAPEYVFLISELAGERRFASIVAKRLESLGALTHGDRRATESRDLSKYNFENKYGAKALDRVLSTILNQTESRVPVPKSYDKGEAAFFHEMKQGLISVGICCNQMKYGTVSVEKDCSITKFLNRILGLEVDKQNMLFQYFSDTFDYLIEKDKKEGKYDMGILDLAPGVDEIYEESKEVFLTPGHPQDGQVVFYKISVDRGLKWEEAYEKSLKLTGSFDGFYLSLKMRGCKHTCLLAEQSRGKNFILYKPNIGKQSQPESLDSLQKKYRQVPPEEAKEHWESSYLFSLTNCNHAVWNGSCKLIQEGKECFQGMRLRHYYMLCGALLRVWSRIASIMADITNSSYLQIVRLKTKEQKKQVGIKIPESCVRKVLEELKQMDENVKRKHSQLLQAQSAQLPRHLLPQPPGLALPRPSLRQDEVLDLTYSPPSIPEVGMNAEPGALCFPAEPALPPHQQLRSPFGFSPPAPGLEGSLPLGSPLQDPLPLPHHGPLQAPQQQEDFLQQDGNINFREILEEMLRTLNGAPPDNVLPQERQSVIQFSRPFPEF, from the exons CTGTTCTCACCCAGCAGATCTTTCACTGACTGGAACAGCTCGAATGTCCACattcctgctgtccccagcacccctcTCCTCATAAGCTACCAG tctcAGGCtactgcagaggaggaggatgaaggtgaggaggaagaaacagaagagttgGGGCAAACAGAGACCTATGCAGAATACATACCTTCAAAGT CCAAGATAGGGAAGCACCACCCTGACCTGGTGGTTGAAACGAGCACCCTGTCCAGCGTCCCCCCCCCCGACGTCACCTACCGCCTCTCCCTGCCGCGCTCGGTGGCCGACAAGGGGTCCctctcagccctgcagctggaagCCATCATCTATGCCTGCCAG CAACATGAAGTTTTGTTACCCAATGGGCAGCGAGCTGGGTTCCTCATTGGGGACGGTGCTGGAGTTGGAAAGGGCAGGACAGTTGCAGGcatcatctttgaaaattatcttaaagggaggaaaaaggctCTGTG GTTCAGTGTCTCCAACGATCTCAAGTACGATGCTGAGAGAGACCTGAAGGACATTGAGGCCTCCCACATTCCTGTGCATGCTTTGAATAAG ATTAAATACGGTGACACAGCTACCTCAGAAGGAGTCCTCTTTGCCACCTACTCTGCGCTGATTGGTGAAAGCCAGGCAGGTGGGCAGCACAGGACACGCTTAAAACAGATTTTGGACTGGTGCAGAGAAAACTTTGATGGAGTT ATTGTGTTTGATGAATGCCACAAAGCCAAAAATGCCAGCTCTACAAAGATGGGCAAAGCAGTGCTGGACCTTCAGAACAAGCTGCCTCGAGCAAGGGTTGTCTATGCCAGTGCCACAG GTGCCTCTGAGCCAAAAAACATGATTTACATGAGCCGCCTGGGGATCTGGGGGGAGGGCACCCCCTTCAGGGCATTTGATGAGTTCCTGCATGCGATTGAGAAGAG GGGAGTTGGTGCAATGGAGATCGTGGCAATGGACATGAAGGTCAGCGGGATGTACATAGCCAGGCAGCTCAGTTTCACTGGAGTGACCTTCAGAATCGAGGAGATCCCACTGGATCAGCAGTACAAGGTTGTCTATGACAAGGCAGCCAAGTTG TGGGCAGAGGCCCTGATGGTgttccagcaggcagctgacTGGGTCGGCCTGGAGTCTCGGAAGTCCCTGTGGGGCCAGTTCTGGTCGGCCCATCAGCGCTTCTTCAAGTACCTCTGCATCGCGGCGAAGGTGCGGCGGCTGGTGGAGCTGGCCAAGGAGGAGCTGGCCAAGGACAAG TGCATCGTCATCGGGCTGCAGTCCACCGGGGAGGCCCGCACCAGAGAGGTCCTGGATGAGAATGATGGGCACCTCAATTGTTTTGTCTCTGCTGCAGA AGGCGTCTTTCTATCACTAATTCAGAAGCACTTTCCTTCAaccaaaagaaagagagaaaaaggaactgGCATTAAAAGAAAAC ggaagcagaggggCCGCTGCCCCAAGGCCCTGAGGGGTCTGGGTGACCCCGGGGGCGTCATCAAGATCAGCGACGACAGCAGCACCGACTCTGACATGGGGCTGGACAGCGACTTCAACTCCTCCCCCGAGTCCCTGTTTGAGACTGACGACGTGATCTTCGTTGAGCAAACCTTCAACTGCTTCGCCGCCGAGGACAGGA GCAATTTTCACATGCTGCCTTCCCAGAAAGAGATGCATGGCCTGAGAGAACTAGAACATGTGGAAAAGATGAAGCAGGACCTTCTAGCAAAAGTAAAAGCACTGGGCAAAGAGCTACCTCTCAATACCTTGGATGAACTGATCAATCACTTTGGGGGCCCGGAGCACGTGGCTGAG CTGTTGAGAGTTGCCTCTCCCAGCGGATCTGTCCCCTGTGCAGCCCCCCTGACAGCCTCCCCCTGTCTGCAGATGACGGGGCGCAAGGGCCGCGTGGTTTGCAGACCCGACGGCGCCGTCGTCTTCGAGTCCCGAGCAGAGCAAGGACTGTCCATAGACCATGTCAACCTGAAGGAGAAGGAGCGTTTCATGAAGGGGGAAAAG CTTGTAGCAATAATCTCAGAGGCCTCCAGCTCAGGGATCTCTCTCCAAGCGGACAGACGGGTGAAAAACCAGAGGCGCCGGGTGCACATGACTCTGGAGCTGCCCTGGAGTGCAGACCGGGCCATACAGCAGTTTG GTCGCACGCACCGATCGAACCAGGTGTCTGCTCCAGAGTACGTCTTCCTCATctctgagctggcaggggagaGGAGGTTTGCATCCATCGTGGCAAAACGGCTAGAGAGCCTC GGTGCCTTAACCCACGGAGACCGCCGGGCCACCGAATCCCGGGACCTCAGCAAGTACAACTTCGAGAATAAG TACGGGGCCAAGGCACTGGACAGAGTCCTCTCCACCATCCTCAACCAGACGGAGAGCCGGGTTCCCGTGCCCAAGAGCTACGACAAAGGGGAGGCTGCGTTTTTCCATG AAATGAAGCAAGGTCTCATCTCTGTGGGGATCTGCTGCAACCAGATGAAGTATGGCACTGTCTCAGTGGAGAAGG ACTGCTCCATCACCAAGTTCCTGAACCGCATCCTGGGTCTGGAGGTGGACAAGCAGAACATGCTCTTCCAGTATTTTTCTGACACCTTTGACTATCTGATTgaaaaggacaagaaggaggGCAAATATGACATGGGCATCCTAG ATTTAGCTCCAGGAGTGGATGAGATCTACGAGGAGAGCAAGGAGGTCTTCCTGACCCCTGGGCACCCACAGGATGGGCAGGTTGTCTTTTATAAG ATCAGTGTTGACAGAGGCTTGAAGTGGGAGGAAGCCTATGAGAAGTCACTCAAACTGACAGGATCCTTTGATGGATTCTACCTCTCCCTCAAG ATGCGAGGCTGCAAGCacacctgcctgctggcagagcagagccgGGGCAAGAACTTCATCCTCTACAAGCCAAATATTGGGAAGCAAAGTCAGCCTGAGAGCCTGGACAGTCTGCAGAAGAAGTACCGGCAG GTGCCACCTGAGGAAGCCAAGGAGCACTGGGAGAGCAGTTACCTCTTCTCCCTGACCAACTGTAACCACGCTGTCTG GAACGGGAGCTGCAAGCTGATCCAGGAGGGGAAGGAGTGCTTCCAGGGCATGCGGCTGCGCCACTACTACATGCTGTGCGGGGCCCTGCTGCGGGTCTGGAGCAGGATTGCCAGCATCATGGCAGACATCACCAACAGCAGCTACCTGCAGATCGTCCGCCTCAAGACcaaggagcagaagaaacaagttG GGATAAAGATCCCCGAGAGCTGTGTCCGGaaggtgctggaggagctgaagcAGATGGACGAGAACGTGAAGCGGAagcacagccagctcctgcaggcGCAGAGCGCGCAGCTCCCGCGGCACCTGCTgccgcagcccccggggctCGCCCTGCCCCGGCCCTCCCTGCGCCAGGACGAGGTCCTGGACTTGACCTACAGCCCTCCCAGCATTCCCGAGGTGGGGATGAACGCCGAGCCCGGCGCGCTCTGCTTCCCCGCGGAGCCGGCGCTGCCCCCGCACCAGCAGCTCAGGTCGCCCTTCGGCTTcagccccccggcccccggCCTGGAGGGGAGCCTGCCCCTGGGCTCCCCGCTGCAGgaccccctgcccctgcctcaccACGGACCTTTGCAGGCACCgcagcagcaggaagatttTCTCCAACAGGACGGGAATATCAACTTCAGAGAGATCCTGGAGGAGATGCTAAGGACGTTAAATGGGGCCCCCCCGGACAACGTGCTCCCCCAGGAGCGCCAGAGCGTGATCCAGTTCAGTCGGCCCTTCCCCGAGTTCTGA
- the SBNO2 gene encoding protein strawberry notch homolog 2 isoform X4 — protein sequence MSQMQFWLKFPSLYKDSSYLDELSNNNSLFSSPADSLSDIADPKDFLPADSLSHVPTLWDVNTPQQNQIELFSPSRSFTDWNSSNVHIPAVPSTPLLISYQSQATAEEEDEGEEEETEELGQTETYAEYIPSKSKIGKHHPDLVVETSTLSSVPPPDVTYRLSLPRSVADKGSLSALQLEAIIYACQQHEVLLPNGQRAGFLIGDGAGVGKGRTVAGIIFENYLKGRKKALWFSVSNDLKYDAERDLKDIEASHIPVHALNKIKYGDTATSEGVLFATYSALIGESQAGGQHRTRLKQILDWCRENFDGVIVFDECHKAKNASSTKMGKAVLDLQNKLPRARVVYASATGASEPKNMIYMSRLGIWGEGTPFRAFDEFLHAIEKRGVGAMEIVAMDMKVSGMYIARQLSFTGVTFRIEEIPLDQQYKVVYDKAAKLWAEALMVFQQAADWVGLESRKSLWGQFWSAHQRFFKYLCIAAKVRRLVELAKEELAKDKCIVIGLQSTGEARTREVLDENDGHLNCFVSAAEGVFLSLIQKHFPSTKRKREKGTGIKRKRKQRGRCPKALRGLGDPGGVIKISDDSSTDSDMGLDSDFNSSPESLFETDDVIFVEQTFNCFAAEDRSNFHMLPSQKEMHGLRELEHVEKMKQDLLAKVKALGKELPLNTLDELINHFGGPEHVAEMTGRKGRVVCRPDGAVVFESRAEQGLSIDHVNLKEKERFMKGEKLVAIISEASSSGISLQADRRVKNQRRRVHMTLELPWSADRAIQQFGRTHRSNQVSAPEYVFLISELAGERRFASIVAKRLESLGALTHGDRRATESRDLSKYNFENKYGAKALDRVLSTILNQTESRVPVPKSYDKGEAAFFHEMKQGLISVGICCNQMKYGTVSVEKDCSITKFLNRILGLEVDKQNMLFQYFSDTFDYLIEKDKKEGKYDMGILDLAPGVDEIYEESKEVFLTPGHPQDGQVVFYKISVDRGLKWEEAYEKSLKLTGSFDGFYLSLKMRGCKHTCLLAEQSRGKNFILYKPNIGKQSQPESLDSLQKKYRQVPPEEAKEHWESSYLFSLTNCNHAVWNGSCKLIQEGKECFQGMRLRHYYMLCGALLRVWSRIASIMADITNSSYLQIVRLKTKEQKKQVGIKIPESCVRKVLEELKQMDENVKRKHSQLLQAQSAQLPRHLLPQPPGLALPRPSLRQDEVLDLTYSPPSIPEVGMNAEPGALCFPAEPALPPHQQLRSPFGFSPPAPGLEGSLPLGSPLQDPLPLPHHGPLQAPQQQEDFLQQDGNINFREILEEMLRTLNGAPPDNVLPQERQSVIQFSRPFPEF from the exons CTGTTCTCACCCAGCAGATCTTTCACTGACTGGAACAGCTCGAATGTCCACattcctgctgtccccagcacccctcTCCTCATAAGCTACCAG tctcAGGCtactgcagaggaggaggatgaaggtgaggaggaagaaacagaagagttgGGGCAAACAGAGACCTATGCAGAATACATACCTTCAAAGT CCAAGATAGGGAAGCACCACCCTGACCTGGTGGTTGAAACGAGCACCCTGTCCAGCGTCCCCCCCCCCGACGTCACCTACCGCCTCTCCCTGCCGCGCTCGGTGGCCGACAAGGGGTCCctctcagccctgcagctggaagCCATCATCTATGCCTGCCAG CAACATGAAGTTTTGTTACCCAATGGGCAGCGAGCTGGGTTCCTCATTGGGGACGGTGCTGGAGTTGGAAAGGGCAGGACAGTTGCAGGcatcatctttgaaaattatcttaaagggaggaaaaaggctCTGTG GTTCAGTGTCTCCAACGATCTCAAGTACGATGCTGAGAGAGACCTGAAGGACATTGAGGCCTCCCACATTCCTGTGCATGCTTTGAATAAG ATTAAATACGGTGACACAGCTACCTCAGAAGGAGTCCTCTTTGCCACCTACTCTGCGCTGATTGGTGAAAGCCAGGCAGGTGGGCAGCACAGGACACGCTTAAAACAGATTTTGGACTGGTGCAGAGAAAACTTTGATGGAGTT ATTGTGTTTGATGAATGCCACAAAGCCAAAAATGCCAGCTCTACAAAGATGGGCAAAGCAGTGCTGGACCTTCAGAACAAGCTGCCTCGAGCAAGGGTTGTCTATGCCAGTGCCACAG GTGCCTCTGAGCCAAAAAACATGATTTACATGAGCCGCCTGGGGATCTGGGGGGAGGGCACCCCCTTCAGGGCATTTGATGAGTTCCTGCATGCGATTGAGAAGAG GGGAGTTGGTGCAATGGAGATCGTGGCAATGGACATGAAGGTCAGCGGGATGTACATAGCCAGGCAGCTCAGTTTCACTGGAGTGACCTTCAGAATCGAGGAGATCCCACTGGATCAGCAGTACAAGGTTGTCTATGACAAGGCAGCCAAGTTG TGGGCAGAGGCCCTGATGGTgttccagcaggcagctgacTGGGTCGGCCTGGAGTCTCGGAAGTCCCTGTGGGGCCAGTTCTGGTCGGCCCATCAGCGCTTCTTCAAGTACCTCTGCATCGCGGCGAAGGTGCGGCGGCTGGTGGAGCTGGCCAAGGAGGAGCTGGCCAAGGACAAG TGCATCGTCATCGGGCTGCAGTCCACCGGGGAGGCCCGCACCAGAGAGGTCCTGGATGAGAATGATGGGCACCTCAATTGTTTTGTCTCTGCTGCAGA AGGCGTCTTTCTATCACTAATTCAGAAGCACTTTCCTTCAaccaaaagaaagagagaaaaaggaactgGCATTAAAAGAAAAC ggaagcagaggggCCGCTGCCCCAAGGCCCTGAGGGGTCTGGGTGACCCCGGGGGCGTCATCAAGATCAGCGACGACAGCAGCACCGACTCTGACATGGGGCTGGACAGCGACTTCAACTCCTCCCCCGAGTCCCTGTTTGAGACTGACGACGTGATCTTCGTTGAGCAAACCTTCAACTGCTTCGCCGCCGAGGACAGGA GCAATTTTCACATGCTGCCTTCCCAGAAAGAGATGCATGGCCTGAGAGAACTAGAACATGTGGAAAAGATGAAGCAGGACCTTCTAGCAAAAGTAAAAGCACTGGGCAAAGAGCTACCTCTCAATACCTTGGATGAACTGATCAATCACTTTGGGGGCCCGGAGCACGTGGCTGAG ATGACGGGGCGCAAGGGCCGCGTGGTTTGCAGACCCGACGGCGCCGTCGTCTTCGAGTCCCGAGCAGAGCAAGGACTGTCCATAGACCATGTCAACCTGAAGGAGAAGGAGCGTTTCATGAAGGGGGAAAAG CTTGTAGCAATAATCTCAGAGGCCTCCAGCTCAGGGATCTCTCTCCAAGCGGACAGACGGGTGAAAAACCAGAGGCGCCGGGTGCACATGACTCTGGAGCTGCCCTGGAGTGCAGACCGGGCCATACAGCAGTTTG GTCGCACGCACCGATCGAACCAGGTGTCTGCTCCAGAGTACGTCTTCCTCATctctgagctggcaggggagaGGAGGTTTGCATCCATCGTGGCAAAACGGCTAGAGAGCCTC GGTGCCTTAACCCACGGAGACCGCCGGGCCACCGAATCCCGGGACCTCAGCAAGTACAACTTCGAGAATAAG TACGGGGCCAAGGCACTGGACAGAGTCCTCTCCACCATCCTCAACCAGACGGAGAGCCGGGTTCCCGTGCCCAAGAGCTACGACAAAGGGGAGGCTGCGTTTTTCCATG AAATGAAGCAAGGTCTCATCTCTGTGGGGATCTGCTGCAACCAGATGAAGTATGGCACTGTCTCAGTGGAGAAGG ACTGCTCCATCACCAAGTTCCTGAACCGCATCCTGGGTCTGGAGGTGGACAAGCAGAACATGCTCTTCCAGTATTTTTCTGACACCTTTGACTATCTGATTgaaaaggacaagaaggaggGCAAATATGACATGGGCATCCTAG ATTTAGCTCCAGGAGTGGATGAGATCTACGAGGAGAGCAAGGAGGTCTTCCTGACCCCTGGGCACCCACAGGATGGGCAGGTTGTCTTTTATAAG ATCAGTGTTGACAGAGGCTTGAAGTGGGAGGAAGCCTATGAGAAGTCACTCAAACTGACAGGATCCTTTGATGGATTCTACCTCTCCCTCAAG ATGCGAGGCTGCAAGCacacctgcctgctggcagagcagagccgGGGCAAGAACTTCATCCTCTACAAGCCAAATATTGGGAAGCAAAGTCAGCCTGAGAGCCTGGACAGTCTGCAGAAGAAGTACCGGCAG GTGCCACCTGAGGAAGCCAAGGAGCACTGGGAGAGCAGTTACCTCTTCTCCCTGACCAACTGTAACCACGCTGTCTG GAACGGGAGCTGCAAGCTGATCCAGGAGGGGAAGGAGTGCTTCCAGGGCATGCGGCTGCGCCACTACTACATGCTGTGCGGGGCCCTGCTGCGGGTCTGGAGCAGGATTGCCAGCATCATGGCAGACATCACCAACAGCAGCTACCTGCAGATCGTCCGCCTCAAGACcaaggagcagaagaaacaagttG GGATAAAGATCCCCGAGAGCTGTGTCCGGaaggtgctggaggagctgaagcAGATGGACGAGAACGTGAAGCGGAagcacagccagctcctgcaggcGCAGAGCGCGCAGCTCCCGCGGCACCTGCTgccgcagcccccggggctCGCCCTGCCCCGGCCCTCCCTGCGCCAGGACGAGGTCCTGGACTTGACCTACAGCCCTCCCAGCATTCCCGAGGTGGGGATGAACGCCGAGCCCGGCGCGCTCTGCTTCCCCGCGGAGCCGGCGCTGCCCCCGCACCAGCAGCTCAGGTCGCCCTTCGGCTTcagccccccggcccccggCCTGGAGGGGAGCCTGCCCCTGGGCTCCCCGCTGCAGgaccccctgcccctgcctcaccACGGACCTTTGCAGGCACCgcagcagcaggaagatttTCTCCAACAGGACGGGAATATCAACTTCAGAGAGATCCTGGAGGAGATGCTAAGGACGTTAAATGGGGCCCCCCCGGACAACGTGCTCCCCCAGGAGCGCCAGAGCGTGATCCAGTTCAGTCGGCCCTTCCCCGAGTTCTGA
- the GPX4 gene encoding phospholipid hydroperoxide glutathione peroxidase, with translation MGWGRALLCAAAAGAAGAAGAARGAGRSMCAQAQDWRSARAIYDFHARDIDGNDVSLEKYRGYVCIITNVASKUGKTAVNYTQLVDMHARYAERGLRILGFPCNQFGKQEPGDDAQIKAFAANYGVKFDMYSKIDVNGDDAHPLWKWLKDQPKGRGTLGNAIKWNFTKFLINREGQVVKRYSPMEDPYVIEKDLPPFL, from the exons ATGGGCTGGGGTCGGGCGCTTCTgtgcgcggcggcggcgggagcggcgggagcggcgggagcggcgcggggcgcggggcgcaGCATG TGCGCCCAGGCGCAGGACTGGCGCTCGGCCAGGGCCATTTATGATTTCCACGCCCGAGACATCGATGGCAACGACGTCTCCTTGGAGAAATACCG AGGCTACGTCTGCATCATCACCAACGTGGCTTCAAAATGAGGCAAAACTGCTGTAAACTACACTCAGCTTGTTGACATGCACGCCCGATACGCTGAGAGGGGTTTACGCATCCTGGGCTTTCCCTGCAACCAGTTTGGAAAACAG GAGCCCGGGGATGATGCTCAGATCAAGGCATTTGCTGCAAACTACGGTGTGAAGTTTGACATGTACAGTAAGATCGATGTCAATGGGGACGATGCCCACCCGCTCTGGAAGTGGCTGAAGGACCAGCCCAAAGGAAGAGGCACCCTGGGCAA cGCAATAAAATGGAACTTCACTAAG TTCCTCATCAACCGGGAGGGCCAAGTGGTGAAGAGGTACAGCCCGATGGAGGATCCCTAC GTGATTGAGAAGgaccttcctcccttcctgtag
- the POLR2E gene encoding DNA-directed RNA polymerases I, II, and III subunit RPABC1 encodes MDDEEETYRLWKIRKTIMQLCHDRGYLVTQDELDQTLEEFKAQFGDKPSEGRPRRTDLTVLVAHNDDPTDQMFVFFPEEPKVGIKTIKMYCQRMQEENITRALIVVQQGMTPSAKQSLVDMAPKYILEQFLQQELLINITEHELVPEHVVMTKEEVTELLARYKLRENQLPRIQAGDPVARYFGIKRGQVVKIIRPSETAGRYITYRLVQ; translated from the exons aTGGACGACGAGGAGGAGACGTACCGGCTGTGGAAGATCCGCAAAACCATCATGCAg CTCTGCCACGACCGGGGCTACCTGGTGACTCAGGACGAGCTGGACCAGACGCTGGAGGAGTTCAAGGCGCAGTTCGGTGATAAACCCAGCgaggggcggccccgccgcacGGACCTGACGGTGCTGGTGGCTCACAACGATGATCCCACCGACcagatgtttgttttcttccccg AGGAGCCCAAGGTTGGGATAAAGACCATCAAGATGTACTGCCAGAGGATGCAGGAGGAGAACATCACCCGAGCGCTGATCGTGGTGCAGCAAGGCATGACCCCGTCAGCAAAGCAG TCCCTGGTGGATATGGCTCCCAAGTACATCCTGGAGCAGTTCCTGCAGCAAGAGCTTCTGATCAACATCACAGAACACGAG CTGGTCCCAGAGCATGTTGTGATGACCAAGGAGGAGGTGACGGAGCTGCTGGCCAGATA CAAACTGAGGgagaaccagctccccaggatACAGGCCGGGGATCCTGTTGCCCGGTACTTCGGGATAAAGCGCGGTCAG GTGGTGAAGATCATCCGGCCGAGCGAGACCGCGGGACGATACATCACGTACCGGCTGGTGCAGTGA